Proteins encoded together in one Streptomyces umbrinus window:
- a CDS encoding DUF3073 domain-containing protein, whose protein sequence is MGRGRAKAKQTKVARQLKYSSGGTDLSRLANELGASTSQQPPNGEPFEDDDEEDDPYAQYADLYNDDEDEDDESGPTSQRRGA, encoded by the coding sequence ATGGGGCGCGGCCGGGCAAAGGCCAAGCAGACGAAGGTCGCCCGCCAGCTGAAGTACAGCAGCGGCGGGACTGACCTCTCGCGTCTGGCCAATGAGCTGGGCGCTTCGACTTCGCAACAGCCGCCGAATGGCGAGCCGTTCGAGGACGACGACGAGGAAGACGACCCGTACGCCCAGTACGCGGATCTCTACAACGATGACGAGGACGAGGACGACGAGTCCGGTCCCACGTCTCAACGCCGCGGCGCTTGA
- the purM gene encoding phosphoribosylformylglycinamidine cyclo-ligase, whose product MSETTGASYAAASYKTAGVDIEAGDRAVELMKEWVKKTQRPEVLGGLGGFAGLFDASALKRYERPLLASATDGVGTKVDLARRLGVYDTIGHDLVAMVMDDIVVCGAEPLFMTDYICVGKVHPERVAAIVKGIAEGCVLAGCALVGGETAEHPGLLGPDDFDVAGAGTGVVEADRLLGADRIRTGDAVIAMAASGLHSNGYSLVRHVLFDRAKLKLDQHVAEFGRTLGEELLEPTKIYSLDCLALTRTTDVHAFSHITGGGLAANLARVIPDGLHAIVDRATWTPAPVFDLVGTTGQVDRLELEKTLNMGVGMIAIVPEDSTDVALATLADRGVEAWVAGEITDRGDHETGAALINDYAPR is encoded by the coding sequence ATGTCTGAGACAACTGGTGCCAGCTACGCAGCTGCTTCTTACAAAACAGCAGGTGTCGACATCGAAGCGGGCGACCGCGCCGTCGAACTCATGAAGGAGTGGGTGAAGAAGACGCAGCGCCCCGAGGTCCTCGGCGGCCTCGGCGGCTTCGCCGGCCTCTTCGACGCCTCCGCCCTCAAGCGGTACGAGCGCCCGCTGCTCGCCTCCGCCACGGACGGCGTGGGCACGAAGGTCGACCTCGCCCGCCGGCTCGGCGTGTACGACACGATCGGCCACGACCTGGTCGCGATGGTCATGGACGACATCGTGGTGTGCGGCGCCGAGCCGCTCTTCATGACCGACTACATCTGCGTCGGCAAGGTCCACCCGGAGCGCGTGGCGGCCATCGTGAAGGGCATCGCCGAGGGCTGTGTCCTCGCGGGCTGCGCCCTGGTGGGCGGCGAGACGGCCGAGCACCCCGGTCTCCTCGGCCCGGACGACTTCGACGTCGCGGGCGCCGGTACGGGCGTTGTGGAGGCCGACCGGCTGCTCGGCGCGGATCGCATCCGTACGGGTGACGCGGTGATCGCCATGGCGGCCTCAGGCCTTCACTCGAACGGGTACTCACTCGTCCGGCATGTCCTCTTCGACCGTGCCAAGCTGAAGCTCGACCAGCACGTCGCGGAGTTCGGCCGCACGCTCGGCGAGGAGCTCCTGGAGCCCACCAAGATCTACTCGCTGGACTGTCTGGCCCTGACCCGCACGACCGACGTGCACGCCTTCTCACACATCACGGGCGGCGGTCTCGCGGCCAACCTGGCCCGGGTGATCCCGGACGGCCTCCACGCGATCGTGGACCGCGCCACCTGGACCCCGGCCCCCGTCTTCGACCTCGTGGGCACCACCGGCCAGGTGGACCGCCTGGAGCTGGAAAAGACCCTCAACATGGGCGTCGGCATGATCGCGATCGTCCCCGAGGACTCCACGGACGTGGCCCTCGCCACACTGGCCGACCGAGGCGTGGAAGCCTGGGTTGCAGGCGAGATCACGGACCGAGGCGACCACGAGACGGGCGCAGCCCTGATCAACGACTACGCGCCCCGCTAG
- the purF gene encoding amidophosphoribosyltransferase has protein sequence MPRGDGRLSHDLLPGEKGPQDACGVFGVWAPGEEVAKLTYFGLYALQHRGQESAGIAVSNGSQILVFKDMGLVSQVFDEASLGSLLGHIAVGHARYSTTGASTWENAQPTFRATAHGSIALGHNGNLVNTAELAEMVADLPKQEGRTPRVAATNDTDLLTALLAAQVDDDGKPLTIEEASGKVLPQVKGAFSLVFMDEHTLYAARDPQGIRPLVLGRLERGWVVASESAALDICGAAYVREIEPGEFVAIDENGLRTSRFAEAKPKGCVFEYVYLARPDTDIAGRNVYLSRVEMGRRLAKEAPAEADLVIATPESGTPAAIGYAEASGIPFGAGLVKNAYVGRTFIQPSQTIRQLGIRLKLNPLKEVIKGKRLVVVDDSIVRGNTQRALVRMLREAGAAEVHIRISSPPVKWPCFFGIDFATRAELIANGMTIEEIGTSLGADSLSYISIDGMIEATTIDKPNLCRACFDGEYPMALPDPELLGKQLLETELAAGPAATAAADAIRRP, from the coding sequence GTGCCACGTGGTGACGGTCGACTCAGTCATGATCTGCTCCCCGGCGAGAAAGGACCCCAGGACGCTTGCGGCGTCTTCGGAGTCTGGGCTCCCGGTGAAGAGGTCGCCAAGCTCACTTACTTCGGGCTCTACGCCCTCCAGCATCGAGGCCAGGAATCCGCGGGAATCGCGGTCAGCAACGGCTCCCAGATCCTTGTCTTCAAGGACATGGGGCTAGTTTCCCAGGTCTTCGACGAGGCTTCTCTCGGTTCGCTCCTAGGTCATATCGCGGTCGGTCACGCCCGCTACTCGACCACCGGCGCGTCCACCTGGGAGAACGCCCAGCCCACCTTCCGTGCCACCGCGCACGGCTCCATCGCGCTCGGCCACAACGGCAACCTGGTCAACACGGCCGAGCTCGCCGAGATGGTCGCCGACCTGCCCAAGCAGGAGGGCCGCACCCCGCGTGTGGCGGCGACCAACGACACGGACCTGCTCACGGCCCTGCTGGCCGCCCAGGTCGACGACGACGGCAAGCCGCTGACCATCGAAGAGGCCTCGGGCAAGGTCCTCCCGCAGGTCAAGGGCGCCTTCTCGCTCGTCTTCATGGACGAGCACACGCTGTACGCGGCCCGTGACCCGCAGGGCATCCGTCCGCTGGTCCTCGGCCGTCTGGAGCGCGGCTGGGTCGTCGCCTCCGAGTCCGCCGCCCTCGACATCTGCGGTGCCGCCTACGTCCGCGAGATCGAGCCGGGCGAGTTCGTCGCCATCGACGAGAACGGCCTGCGGACCTCCCGATTCGCGGAAGCGAAGCCCAAGGGCTGTGTCTTCGAGTACGTGTATCTGGCCCGTCCGGACACGGACATCGCCGGCCGGAACGTGTATCTCTCCCGTGTCGAGATGGGCCGCCGTCTCGCCAAGGAAGCCCCCGCGGAGGCCGATCTGGTCATAGCGACTCCGGAGTCGGGCACGCCCGCCGCGATCGGTTACGCGGAGGCGTCCGGCATCCCGTTCGGTGCCGGTCTGGTGAAGAACGCGTACGTGGGACGTACCTTCATCCAGCCTTCACAGACCATCCGTCAGCTGGGCATCCGTCTGAAGCTGAATCCGCTCAAGGAAGTCATCAAGGGCAAGCGCCTGGTCGTCGTCGACGACTCGATCGTGCGCGGCAACACACAGCGTGCGCTGGTCCGGATGCTCCGCGAGGCGGGCGCGGCGGAGGTCCACATCCGGATCTCCTCGCCCCCCGTGAAGTGGCCCTGCTTCTTCGGCATAGATTTCGCCACCCGCGCCGAGCTGATCGCCAACGGCATGACGATCGAGGAGATCGGCACCTCGCTGGGCGCCGACTCCCTCTCGTACATCTCCATCGACGGCATGATCGAGGCCACGACCATCGACAAGCCGAACCTCTGCCGTGCCTGCTTCGACGGCGAGTACCCGATGGCGCTCCCGGACCCCGAGCTGCTCGGCAAGCAGCTCCTGGAGACCGAGCTGGCCGCCGGGCCCGCCGCCACGGCCGCGGCCGACGCGATCCGTCGCCCGTAG
- a CDS encoding META domain-containing protein produces MHTQRLNLSALSPRVGLSALAVTGLLATAACGTESGSDDSGSGSVGTRQATEITGKQWNVESVTADGKTRDAPAGAHIEFGKDGKVGGNYGCNSFGATAEIKGDTIKIGDDAIKTKKACTAEGAMDFESQLGGAISGSTAKVVVNDDKLTLTTEDGYTVNLTADKPAELYGTKWNVTAMTKGAAKGESGVALASEADGKVHLTFDKDGTVRGQLGCNKVTAKATVGDGTITLGAPGTTRKMCSASLMDTEKTLLKLFGGTVKYQLKGSTLTLTSENGPGVEAVAAK; encoded by the coding sequence ATGCACACGCAGCGTCTCAACCTCAGCGCCCTCAGCCCGCGGGTCGGCCTCAGCGCCCTGGCCGTCACCGGACTCCTCGCCACAGCCGCCTGCGGAACGGAGAGCGGCAGCGATGATTCCGGTTCCGGTTCCGTCGGCACCCGGCAGGCCACCGAGATCACCGGCAAGCAGTGGAACGTCGAGAGCGTGACGGCCGACGGCAAGACGCGGGACGCCCCGGCCGGCGCCCACATCGAGTTCGGCAAGGACGGCAAGGTGGGCGGCAACTACGGCTGCAACTCCTTCGGGGCCACCGCGGAGATCAAGGGCGACACCATCAAGATCGGCGACGACGCCATCAAGACCAAGAAGGCCTGTACGGCCGAGGGGGCGATGGACTTCGAGTCCCAGCTCGGCGGCGCGATCTCCGGCAGCACCGCCAAGGTCGTGGTCAACGACGACAAGCTGACGCTCACCACCGAAGACGGGTACACCGTGAACCTCACCGCCGACAAGCCGGCCGAGCTCTACGGCACCAAGTGGAACGTCACCGCGATGACGAAGGGTGCCGCGAAGGGCGAATCGGGCGTTGCCCTGGCCTCCGAGGCCGACGGCAAGGTCCACCTCACCTTCGACAAGGACGGCACCGTCCGCGGTCAGCTCGGCTGCAACAAGGTGACCGCGAAGGCGACGGTCGGCGACGGCACTATCACTCTGGGCGCGCCGGGCACCACCCGGAAGATGTGCTCCGCCTCACTCATGGACACCGAGAAGACCCTCCTGAAGCTCTTCGGCGGCACCGTGAAATACCAGCTGAAGGGCAGCACGCTCACGCTGACCAGCGAAAACGGCCCGGGCGTCGAAGCGGTCGCCGCCAAGTGA
- a CDS encoding maleylpyruvate isomerase family mycothiol-dependent enzyme: MPPAKKRTRTYDPAKTRAAVLAQFGNVRAAVRGLTPEQLAGPTRLGDWTVRELAAHVTMAAETVSRNLERDEPAKAELTLLEWPFATGARADDIAEGTRELARANPDLDALYAHTEQRLAEHLAAASGARLLAARTGSMTLADYLVTRTVELVVHTDDLNAAVPGLDVPYDRQALAACTRFLADALAAKAPGASTEVRVPPYAVVQCVEGPRHTRGTPPNVVETDPLTWIRLATGRTEWKVAVGDAKVSASGERADLGGLLPLMR, translated from the coding sequence ATGCCACCGGCCAAGAAGCGCACCCGTACCTACGACCCGGCGAAGACCCGCGCGGCGGTCCTCGCCCAGTTCGGGAACGTACGGGCGGCGGTGCGCGGCCTGACCCCCGAGCAGCTGGCCGGGCCGACGCGGCTCGGGGACTGGACCGTACGGGAACTGGCCGCGCACGTCACGATGGCCGCCGAGACCGTCAGCCGGAATCTGGAGCGGGACGAACCGGCGAAGGCGGAACTGACCCTGCTGGAGTGGCCGTTCGCGACCGGCGCCAGGGCGGACGACATCGCTGAGGGCACCCGCGAGCTGGCCCGGGCGAACCCGGACCTCGACGCGCTCTATGCCCACACGGAGCAGCGCCTCGCCGAGCACCTGGCGGCGGCCTCCGGGGCTCGCCTGCTCGCCGCCCGCACGGGTTCCATGACCCTCGCCGACTATCTCGTCACCCGCACGGTGGAGCTGGTTGTCCACACCGACGACCTCAACGCGGCCGTCCCGGGCCTCGACGTCCCGTACGACCGCCAGGCCCTCGCTGCCTGCACCCGCTTCCTCGCCGACGCGCTCGCGGCGAAGGCGCCCGGTGCCTCCACCGAGGTGCGCGTACCGCCGTACGCGGTCGTGCAGTGCGTGGAGGGCCCGCGCCACACCCGCGGCACCCCGCCGAACGTCGTCGAGACCGACCCGCTGACGTGGATCCGGCTCGCGACCGGGCGTACGGAGTGGAAGGTGGCGGTCGGCGACGCGAAGGTCAGCGCGAGCGGGGAACGCGCCGACCTGGGCGGGCTGCTTCCCCTTATGCGCTGA
- a CDS encoding M23 family metallopeptidase produces MSIRKTAMILYRILLPTGFALVLWDVFLPGYPFGWGWALLPLLLTFPLWMFVSRTGPRREALDHPPVEVEPPVGGRWSAMNSPATKVPSHGTHAYGQTYAIDIVAEPAASENSRPAFAKLWPVVRRSRAFPAYDEPLFAVADATVVHASDWMRDHLSRNSLPAIAYLLLVEGTVRGLGGAPWITGNRIVLDLGDGVYAMYAHVRRGSLKIRPGDRVRAGQQIARCGNSGNSTEPHVHFQLMDSPDLDAARGIPFTWSEIGVPANKETFTAAPRGGAGNGATSHDEPADEVPHSKRSA; encoded by the coding sequence ATGTCCATCCGCAAGACCGCGATGATTCTGTACCGGATACTCCTGCCGACCGGCTTCGCGCTGGTCCTGTGGGACGTCTTTCTTCCCGGCTATCCGTTCGGCTGGGGGTGGGCACTTCTGCCACTGCTGCTGACCTTCCCGCTCTGGATGTTCGTGAGCCGGACCGGGCCCCGGCGCGAGGCCCTCGACCATCCGCCGGTCGAGGTGGAGCCTCCCGTGGGGGGTCGCTGGTCCGCCATGAACAGCCCGGCCACCAAGGTCCCCAGCCACGGCACGCACGCGTACGGACAGACGTACGCGATCGACATCGTGGCCGAGCCCGCCGCATCGGAGAACAGCCGTCCCGCGTTCGCCAAGCTCTGGCCGGTCGTCCGCCGCAGCCGCGCCTTTCCCGCCTACGACGAACCGCTGTTCGCCGTGGCCGACGCCACCGTCGTGCACGCGTCCGACTGGATGCGCGATCACCTCAGCCGCAACTCCCTTCCGGCGATCGCCTACTTGCTGCTCGTCGAGGGGACGGTCAGGGGGCTCGGCGGCGCCCCGTGGATCACCGGCAACCGCATTGTGCTCGACCTCGGCGACGGGGTGTACGCGATGTACGCGCACGTGAGGCGGGGCTCGCTCAAGATCAGGCCGGGCGACCGCGTACGCGCGGGACAGCAGATCGCCCGCTGCGGCAACTCGGGCAACTCCACCGAGCCACACGTGCACTTCCAACTGATGGACAGCCCGGACCTCGACGCGGCCCGCGGAATCCCCTTCACCTGGAGCGAAATCGGAGTCCCGGCCAACAAGGAAACGTTCACAGCGGCGCCCCGTGGGGGCGCGGGGAACGGCGCGACCAGCCACGACGAACCCGCAGACGAAGTACCCCACTCCAAGCGGAGCGCATAG
- a CDS encoding ArsR/SmtB family transcription factor has protein sequence MDLEQRVAELERRLDALESGEPAARAGDGDFWALEGLRAQLADVEGGGVLFTGSVLLPTEERYEWQYGMTTDQLLEADWSEAADVFAALGHPMRLRLLREIVGGRRTATELAGLDDVGTSGQIYHHLRQLTAAGWLRQAGRGRYEIPGSRVVPLLVALTTAQPV, from the coding sequence ATGGATCTGGAGCAGCGCGTCGCGGAGCTGGAGCGGCGTCTCGACGCCCTGGAGAGCGGTGAGCCAGCCGCGCGTGCGGGCGACGGCGACTTCTGGGCCCTCGAAGGGCTCAGGGCGCAGTTGGCCGATGTCGAGGGCGGGGGTGTGCTGTTCACGGGTTCGGTGCTGCTGCCGACCGAGGAGCGGTACGAGTGGCAGTACGGCATGACCACCGACCAGTTGCTCGAAGCCGACTGGAGCGAGGCGGCCGACGTGTTCGCCGCGCTCGGGCACCCCATGCGGCTGCGGCTGCTGCGCGAGATCGTCGGCGGCCGGCGCACGGCCACCGAACTGGCCGGGCTCGACGACGTGGGCACGAGCGGCCAGATCTACCACCACCTGCGGCAGTTGACCGCCGCGGGCTGGCTCCGGCAGGCGGGGCGTGGCCGTTACGAGATTCCGGGGAGCCGCGTCGTACCGCTCCTCGTGGCCCTCACCACGGCTCAACCGGTCTGA
- the purL gene encoding phosphoribosylformylglycinamidine synthase subunit PurL, translating to MSRTPLDTVEHAAETPDVELPWAELGLKKDEYERVVEILGRRPTGAELAMYSVMWSEHCSYKSSKVHLRQFGEKAPQSDALLVGIGENAGVVDVGQGYAVTFKVESHNHPSYVEPYQGAATGVGGIVRDIIAMGARPVAVVDPLRFGAADHPDTKRVLPGVVAGIGGYGNCLGLPNIGGEVVFDVCYQGNPLVNAGAIGVMRHEDIHLAKASGTGNKVILYGARTGGDGIGGASILASETFDDAKPSKRPAVQVGDPFQEKLLIECTLEAFAEKLVVGIQDLGAAGLSCATSELASNGSGGMRVTLDDVPLRDSTLSPEEILMSESQERMCAVVEPEKVDRFLEICDKWDVIATVIGEVTDGDRLEIFWHGGKIVDVDPRTVAHDGPVYERPYARPEWQDALQADDANKLARPATSEELKDQVLQLVSSPNQASKSWITSQYDHFVQGNTVLAQPEDSGMIRIDEESGLGVAIATDGNGRYTKLDPYHGAQLALAEAYRNVATTGAKPLAVSDCLNFGSPEDPAVMWQFAEAIRGLADACQQLGTPVTGGNVSLYNQTGEVAIHPTPVVAVLGVIDDVARRTPVAFREEGQLLYLLGDTREEFGGSAWSQVVHDHLGGLPPQVDLERERLLAEILISASRDGMIDAAHDLSDGGLIQAVVESALLGGKGARLVVPDGLDAFTFLFSESAGRAIVAIPRSEELRFNDMCGARGLPVTRIGVVDGDAVEVQGEFTLSLTELRTAHEGTIPALLA from the coding sequence ATGAGCCGGACGCCTCTGGACACGGTCGAGCACGCGGCCGAGACCCCCGACGTCGAGCTGCCCTGGGCCGAACTGGGCCTGAAGAAGGACGAGTACGAGCGCGTCGTCGAGATCCTCGGCCGCAGGCCCACCGGTGCCGAACTCGCCATGTACTCCGTCATGTGGTCCGAGCACTGCTCGTACAAGTCCTCCAAGGTGCACCTGCGCCAGTTCGGCGAGAAGGCCCCGCAGTCGGACGCCCTCCTCGTCGGCATCGGCGAGAACGCGGGCGTGGTCGACGTCGGCCAGGGCTACGCGGTCACCTTCAAGGTCGAGTCGCACAACCACCCGTCGTACGTCGAGCCCTACCAGGGCGCGGCCACCGGCGTCGGCGGCATCGTGCGCGACATCATCGCGATGGGCGCCCGCCCGGTCGCGGTCGTCGACCCGCTGCGCTTCGGCGCGGCCGACCACCCCGACACCAAGCGCGTACTCCCCGGTGTCGTCGCCGGCATCGGCGGCTACGGCAACTGCCTGGGTCTGCCGAACATCGGCGGCGAGGTCGTCTTCGACGTCTGCTACCAGGGAAACCCGCTGGTCAACGCCGGTGCCATCGGCGTCATGCGGCACGAGGACATCCACCTCGCGAAGGCGTCGGGCACGGGCAACAAGGTCATCCTGTACGGGGCCCGCACGGGCGGCGACGGCATCGGCGGCGCGTCGATTCTGGCGAGTGAGACCTTCGACGACGCCAAGCCGTCGAAGCGCCCCGCCGTCCAGGTCGGCGACCCCTTCCAGGAGAAGCTCCTCATCGAGTGCACCCTGGAGGCCTTCGCCGAGAAGCTGGTCGTCGGCATCCAGGACCTCGGCGCGGCCGGACTGTCCTGCGCCACCAGCGAGTTGGCGTCCAACGGCTCCGGCGGTATGCGCGTCACCCTGGACGACGTACCGCTGCGCGACTCCACGCTCTCGCCCGAGGAAATCCTCATGAGCGAGTCGCAGGAGCGCATGTGCGCGGTCGTCGAGCCGGAGAAGGTCGACCGGTTCCTGGAGATCTGCGACAAGTGGGACGTCATCGCCACGGTGATCGGTGAGGTCACCGACGGCGACCGTCTGGAGATCTTCTGGCACGGCGGCAAGATCGTCGACGTCGACCCGCGCACGGTCGCGCACGACGGCCCGGTCTACGAGCGCCCGTACGCCCGCCCGGAGTGGCAGGACGCCCTTCAGGCGGACGACGCCAACAAGCTGGCCAGGCCCGCCACTTCGGAGGAGCTGAAGGACCAGGTCCTCCAGCTCGTGTCCTCCCCGAACCAGGCCTCCAAGTCCTGGATCACCTCCCAGTACGACCACTTCGTGCAGGGCAACACCGTGCTGGCCCAGCCCGAGGACTCGGGCATGATCCGCATCGACGAGGAGTCCGGCCTCGGCGTCGCGATCGCCACGGACGGCAACGGCCGCTACACCAAGCTGGACCCGTACCACGGCGCCCAGTTGGCCCTGGCCGAGGCGTACCGGAACGTGGCGACGACCGGCGCCAAGCCGCTCGCCGTCTCCGACTGCCTGAACTTCGGTTCGCCCGAGGACCCGGCCGTCATGTGGCAGTTCGCGGAGGCCATCCGTGGACTGGCCGACGCCTGCCAGCAGTTGGGCACCCCGGTGACCGGCGGCAACGTCTCGCTCTACAACCAGACGGGCGAGGTGGCGATCCACCCGACGCCGGTCGTGGCCGTGCTCGGTGTCATCGACGATGTCGCCCGCCGCACGCCGGTCGCCTTCCGTGAAGAGGGCCAGCTGCTCTACCTCCTCGGCGACACCCGCGAGGAGTTCGGCGGTTCGGCCTGGTCGCAGGTCGTCCACGACCACCTCGGCGGTCTGCCCCCGCAGGTCGACCTGGAGCGTGAGCGACTGCTCGCCGAGATCCTGATCTCCGCCTCCCGCGACGGCATGATCGACGCCGCGCACGACCTGTCCGACGGCGGTCTGATCCAGGCCGTCGTCGAGTCGGCGCTGCTCGGCGGCAAGGGCGCGCGTCTCGTCGTACCGGACGGGCTCGACGCCTTCACGTTCCTCTTCTCCGAGTCCGCGGGCCGTGCGATCGTCGCGATCCCGCGCTCCGAGGAGCTCCGTTTCAACGACATGTGCGGGGCGCGCGGCCTGCCCGTCACCCGCATCGGTGTCGTGGACGGTGACGCGGTCGAGGTCCAGGGCGAGTTCACCCTCTCCCTGACCGAGCTGCGCACGGCCCACGAGGGGACGATCCCGGCGCTGCTGGCGTAG
- the purQ gene encoding phosphoribosylformylglycinamidine synthase subunit PurQ, with amino-acid sequence MTARIGVVTFPGSLDDRDTQRAIKLAGAEPVALWHKDKDLKQVDAVVLPGGFSYGDYLRAGAISRFSPVMETVIEQAKSGMPVLGICNGFQILTEAHLLPGGMLGNDHLHFICRDQKLRVENAGTSWTADYESGQEIHIPLKNMDGRYVADEHTLDMLEAEGRVAFRYVDFNPNGSLRDIAGITNEAGNVVGLMPHPEHAVEPLIGSGRTDGLPFFTSILKKLVNA; translated from the coding sequence GTGACCGCTCGTATTGGCGTCGTCACTTTCCCGGGAAGCCTCGACGACCGGGACACCCAGCGCGCGATCAAGCTCGCCGGTGCCGAACCCGTCGCTCTCTGGCACAAGGACAAGGACCTCAAGCAGGTCGACGCCGTGGTGCTGCCCGGCGGTTTCTCGTACGGCGACTATCTGCGCGCAGGAGCGATCTCGCGCTTCTCGCCGGTGATGGAGACCGTGATTGAGCAGGCGAAGTCGGGAATGCCGGTGCTCGGCATCTGCAACGGCTTCCAGATCCTCACCGAGGCCCATCTCCTCCCGGGCGGGATGCTCGGCAACGACCACCTGCACTTCATCTGCCGTGACCAGAAGTTGCGGGTGGAGAACGCGGGGACGTCCTGGACCGCCGACTACGAGTCCGGCCAGGAGATCCACATCCCGCTGAAGAACATGGACGGGCGGTACGTCGCCGACGAGCACACGCTCGACATGCTGGAGGCGGAGGGCCGGGTCGCCTTCCGGTACGTGGACTTCAACCCGAACGGCTCGCTCCGGGACATCGCCGGCATCACGAACGAGGCCGGCAACGTCGTGGGCCTCATGCCGCACCCCGAGCACGCCGTCGAGCCGCTCATCGGTTCCGGCCGCACCGACGGCCTCCCCTTCTTCACCTCGATCCTCAAGAAGCTGGTCAACGCATGA
- the purS gene encoding phosphoribosylformylglycinamidine synthase subunit PurS has translation MARVVVDVMLKPEILDPQGQAVQRALPRLGFEGIADVRQGKRFELEVDGPVDEAALARIHELAESFLANTVIEDFTVKVEEVAEAGK, from the coding sequence GTGGCACGCGTCGTAGTCGACGTCATGCTCAAGCCGGAGATCCTCGACCCCCAGGGCCAGGCGGTGCAGCGTGCACTGCCGCGTCTCGGTTTCGAAGGCATCGCCGACGTACGTCAGGGAAAGCGATTCGAACTGGAAGTGGACGGACCGGTGGACGAAGCCGCCCTCGCCCGCATCCATGAACTTGCGGAATCCTTCCTCGCCAACACCGTGATCGAGGACTTCACCGTCAAGGTCGAGGAAGTCGCGGAGGCAGGAAAGTGA